From the genome of Muricauda sp. SCSIO 64092, one region includes:
- a CDS encoding AraC family transcriptional regulator — MDSILYFIVWAALFQGLFLALIYIFSKKHRSFANTLLGLFLITIVIEAVTAIHPFQYIGTYPLVAYFTLPDVILFIPILFLHFVLEKLGSSHKHRLFLRANYVIAVSISLITLLNLYLFLFESSSIAETFDFQVVYWFHFGVKSYAFLITVYAIFISWRETKRYKILVQNEFSDYNLLQINWLLYLIYLLLPVVVLWGVALLRVVIVTDFSDDFDVPIFGLIAIFLYYFSYRAYLHPNLFERFPESIFEKESSKTNISEDRDLKENSDRIEKLMTENEYYLDHNLTIGTFAREVNISPRKISTCINQDLGKNFNEWVNDFRVKKAKELLERDTDYRLSIEGIGLESGFKSRSALYAAFKNKLGCSPGEFRKNQFSDQSAF; from the coding sequence ATGGATTCAATTTTATACTTCATTGTATGGGCAGCATTGTTCCAGGGCCTTTTTCTGGCCCTCATTTATATTTTTTCAAAAAAACACAGGAGCTTTGCCAATACGCTTTTGGGCCTCTTTCTAATAACCATTGTAATTGAGGCTGTAACGGCGATCCACCCTTTTCAATATATCGGTACCTATCCTTTGGTAGCGTATTTTACCCTGCCGGATGTTATCCTCTTTATCCCCATTCTTTTTTTACATTTTGTTCTGGAGAAACTGGGGAGTTCCCACAAACATCGATTGTTTTTAAGGGCAAATTATGTCATAGCAGTATCCATAAGCCTTATTACGCTATTGAACCTTTATCTGTTTCTCTTTGAATCATCTTCAATAGCCGAAACCTTTGATTTCCAGGTGGTATATTGGTTTCATTTTGGTGTTAAATCCTATGCTTTTCTTATTACTGTTTATGCCATCTTTATTTCATGGCGGGAAACCAAACGCTATAAAATCTTGGTTCAAAATGAATTTTCCGATTATAATTTATTACAGATCAACTGGTTGTTGTACTTGATTTATTTATTGCTTCCCGTTGTAGTGCTTTGGGGGGTAGCCCTGTTAAGGGTTGTTATTGTTACTGACTTTTCCGATGATTTCGATGTCCCAATATTTGGTCTCATTGCCATATTTCTTTATTACTTCAGTTATCGGGCCTACCTCCATCCGAACCTATTTGAAAGATTTCCGGAAAGTATATTCGAAAAGGAAAGTTCCAAAACCAACATTTCCGAGGATAGGGACCTTAAGGAAAACAGTGATAGGATTGAAAAGCTGATGACGGAAAATGAATATTATTTAGACCATAATCTCACCATAGGTACTTTTGCCAGGGAAGTGAACATCTCCCCCCGAAAGATTTCAACTTGCATTAACCAGGACCTGGGGAAAAACTTCAATGAATGGGTGAATGATTTTAGGGTTAAAAAGGCGAAGGAACTCCTGGAACGGGATACGGATTATAGGCTGTCCATTGAAGGTATAGGATTGGAATCCGGATTCAAATCCAGGTCTGCGCTTTATGCAGCATTCAAGAATAAATTGGGGTGTTCTCCCGGGGAATTTAGAAAAAACCAATTTTCTGACCAATCTGCTTTTTAA
- a CDS encoding Dps family protein — translation MRTQNRIGLDTEASQTIAKKLNELLANYQVFYMNSHGFHWNIKGEDFFELHLKFEELYNDSLVKIDEIAERVLTLGFVPLHTYSDYSEVSKIGEAKNVTRGNEAIQEILKGYEVLLPLERELLDLSGKSDDEGTNALMSDYIREQEKLVWMYSAYLGQ, via the coding sequence ATGAGAACACAAAACAGAATTGGACTGGATACAGAAGCTTCCCAAACCATAGCTAAAAAATTAAACGAGCTTTTGGCAAATTATCAGGTATTCTATATGAATTCACATGGATTTCATTGGAATATTAAAGGGGAGGATTTTTTTGAACTGCATCTAAAATTTGAAGAACTCTACAACGATTCATTGGTAAAAATTGACGAAATAGCCGAGCGTGTTTTGACTTTGGGCTTTGTTCCGCTCCACACCTATTCGGATTATTCCGAAGTATCCAAAATTGGGGAGGCAAAAAATGTGACCCGTGGCAATGAGGCCATCCAGGAAATTCTAAAGGGATACGAAGTATTATTGCCCCTGGAAAGGGAACTGCTTGATCTATCGGGCAAATCCGACGACGAAGGCACCAATGCTTTGATGAGTGATTATATCCGGGAGCAGGAAAAACTTGTTTGGATGTATTCTGCCTATTTAGGACAGTGA
- a CDS encoding glycoside hydrolase family 113 produces the protein MRYFKMLGIVLLLVSCASDEMGREDLRDIPVSTGEKITGGSVLQVFFLAGRQNNGTDIVDRTNANWLAMSPLIPLSQHNSGGFRPYEFPVSEETFKMRRAIEKVLSSGVRNILLKPLTSFVAISDSNFWGDFFLETEVEWQEMEKAYTELFLGFAALSDEFPQVRMLSIGNELREFATRRPVFFKGLISRLRAEYPNLKLTYSANWDEYDRITFWEYLDYLGVNSYFPLVDAKTPQVEEIKEALLPIKNDILSVARKSGVPVLFTEYGFRSIDHGLRRPWDNGPNQVGVNVNLQAQANAYTAFYETFWDEPWVAGGFFWEWFVEVNLNNPGFRSNENGWYINGKPAEAVVREQYSKVFN, from the coding sequence ATGCGCTATTTCAAAATGCTGGGTATTGTACTCCTGTTGGTTTCCTGCGCTAGCGATGAAATGGGAAGGGAAGATTTGCGGGATATTCCGGTGTCCACTGGGGAAAAGATTACGGGGGGCTCCGTTTTACAGGTTTTTTTCTTGGCCGGAAGACAAAACAACGGTACCGACATTGTGGACAGGACAAACGCGAACTGGTTGGCGATGTCCCCTTTAATACCCTTGTCCCAGCATAATTCAGGGGGTTTTAGGCCGTACGAATTTCCGGTATCCGAGGAGACCTTTAAAATGAGGAGGGCCATTGAAAAGGTTTTGTCCAGTGGGGTCCGGAATATTCTATTAAAACCACTGACCTCCTTTGTGGCCATCAGCGATTCGAATTTTTGGGGCGACTTCTTTTTGGAAACGGAAGTGGAATGGCAGGAAATGGAAAAGGCCTATACGGAACTTTTTTTAGGATTTGCCGCCCTGTCCGATGAGTTTCCACAGGTTCGTATGCTCTCCATTGGCAACGAACTAAGGGAATTTGCAACCCGAAGACCTGTTTTTTTCAAAGGGCTCATCTCCCGGTTACGGGCAGAATACCCGAACCTTAAGCTTACTTATTCCGCCAATTGGGACGAATATGACCGCATCACTTTTTGGGAATATCTCGATTATCTGGGCGTGAATTCCTACTTTCCCCTGGTCGATGCAAAAACACCACAAGTAGAGGAGATAAAGGAAGCGCTCCTGCCCATCAAAAATGATATTCTTTCTGTTGCCCGCAAGTCTGGGGTTCCCGTCCTATTTACCGAATACGGTTTTCGAAGTATTGATCATGGTCTTCGAAGGCCTTGGGACAATGGACCCAACCAAGTAGGTGTAAACGTAAACCTGCAGGCCCAGGCCAATGCCTACACCGCCTTTTATGAAACCTTTTGGGACGAACCTTGGGTGGCAGGCGGCTTTTTCTGGGAATGGTTTGTAGAGGTAAACCTCAACAACCCCGGTTTTCGTTCCAACGAGAATGGCTGGTATATTAATGGCAAACCAGCAGAAGCGGTGGTGAGGGAACAGTATTCCAAAGTTTTCAATTGA
- a CDS encoding sigma factor-like helix-turn-helix DNA-binding protein, whose amino-acid sequence MKKVKNVEATKDILQNSFVKIHANRNALRQETKVKQWVFQITRNEIANFRRIGKIPDRTPFVDPTSGNGPCCFDRFVDELPEIYKTVMLPIYLQGKKQAEVARDLGISLPNVKARIRRAKIILKEQFVACCKYSLNEKGQLIGEPDCMICG is encoded by the coding sequence TTGAAAAAAGTAAAAAATGTAGAGGCAACAAAAGATATTCTCCAAAATAGCTTCGTAAAGATTCATGCCAATCGCAATGCCTTGCGACAAGAAACCAAGGTCAAGCAATGGGTTTTTCAAATTACCCGAAATGAAATTGCAAATTTCCGCAGGATCGGTAAAATACCTGATCGCACTCCCTTTGTAGACCCAACAAGTGGCAATGGTCCATGTTGTTTCGATAGATTCGTTGATGAATTGCCGGAAATCTATAAAACTGTAATGTTACCTATCTACCTTCAAGGAAAAAAACAGGCTGAAGTTGCCAGGGATTTGGGAATTTCACTGCCCAATGTCAAAGCAAGGATCCGAAGGGCCAAAATTATTTTAAAAGAACAGTTTGTAGCCTGTTGCAAATATAGCCTTAATGAAAAAGGACAATTGATCGGCGAACCGGATTGTATGATCTGCGGGTAA
- a CDS encoding DUF3526 domain-containing protein, whose protein sequence is MKYRLFLYQCLRSKEVRISLLLITVLGIIGIVIGNRQLARQQEAIAEVKAYQEQHFERHVSLHNDDLGLLLYYVKFAFINPSNPLAGLSIGQADVNPVVKRITIKTFEAQKYDTDLVNPMNLQSGNLDLSFVLIFLLPLLAIVLTFNVISEETETGTWRLVAIQAKSKLGFILAKLSVRLLLLFGILVVLFVIAKLVLDIPLDANFLLLFVLTLLYVTFWFALSFFVISFKKSSGFNALLLLSIWLVMIVLLPAGINAYVSFKYPVPEALSAAIAQRDGYHTKWDMDKLATLKKFYAHYPQFREYGYPTEGFNWLWYYAMQQMGDDDSREEQAALLAKIKLREQTSRSMASLLPNMHVQLVFNQLAGTSSEQHIDFLNATEAFHEKLRLYFYPRIFEGDKAETIDWEQFVPEYHQTNTIIKPLWAIMPLLLATAFMALLSIPGARRL, encoded by the coding sequence ATGAAGTATCGCTTGTTTTTATATCAATGTCTACGCTCAAAGGAAGTACGTATCAGTTTGTTGTTGATTACGGTTTTGGGTATAATCGGTATTGTCATTGGGAATCGGCAACTCGCTAGACAGCAAGAAGCTATTGCCGAGGTAAAGGCCTATCAAGAACAGCATTTTGAACGGCACGTCTCGCTACACAACGATGATTTAGGGCTATTGCTTTATTATGTGAAGTTTGCCTTTATCAATCCTTCCAATCCATTGGCCGGATTATCCATTGGCCAGGCCGATGTAAATCCTGTCGTGAAACGTATCACCATCAAAACTTTTGAAGCGCAGAAATATGATACGGATTTGGTGAACCCAATGAACTTACAATCCGGCAACCTTGACCTTTCATTTGTGCTGATCTTCCTACTTCCATTATTGGCCATCGTATTGACATTTAATGTCATATCTGAAGAAACAGAGACCGGTACCTGGCGGTTGGTCGCGATTCAGGCCAAATCAAAATTGGGTTTTATACTGGCCAAATTGTCCGTACGGTTATTGCTGTTATTTGGTATTTTGGTGGTACTGTTCGTAATCGCCAAACTTGTATTGGATATTCCCCTGGATGCCAATTTCCTATTGCTATTTGTCTTGACATTGCTCTATGTGACATTTTGGTTTGCCCTCTCTTTCTTTGTCATCAGTTTTAAAAAATCCTCTGGATTCAATGCATTGTTGCTCCTTTCCATTTGGTTGGTGATGATTGTCCTATTGCCAGCTGGGATCAATGCCTATGTATCGTTCAAATACCCTGTGCCGGAAGCATTGAGTGCGGCCATTGCCCAACGGGATGGCTACCATACCAAGTGGGATATGGATAAGTTGGCGACCCTTAAAAAGTTTTACGCCCATTACCCACAGTTTAGGGAATACGGCTACCCGACCGAAGGGTTCAATTGGCTATGGTACTATGCCATGCAGCAAATGGGAGATGATGATTCCAGGGAGGAACAAGCAGCCTTACTGGCCAAAATCAAGCTTAGGGAGCAAACCAGCAGATCCATGGCATCCCTGCTGCCCAACATGCACGTACAATTGGTGTTCAACCAATTGGCAGGTACCAGTTCCGAACAGCACATCGATTTTTTGAATGCTACGGAAGCCTTTCATGAAAAACTGCGTTTGTATTTCTATCCCAGGATTTTTGAAGGTGATAAAGCAGAGACCATTGATTGGGAACAATTTGTGCCGGAATACCACCAAACCAATACCATTATTAAACCTTTGTGGGCAATTATGCCGCTATTGTTGGCAACGGCATTTATGGCATTGCTGTCCATTCCAGGGGCAAGACGGTTATAA
- a CDS encoding ABC transporter permease: MKWANVRLFAWHFWHNATKPRTFYLLYLIFLLLAAYAAVSGIQNHIAQNDIRKFHQEKARQSWEANPDKHPHRMAHFGTFAFRVNPPLGMFDHGLESFTGNTVFLEAHRQNSVNFSDATFSTGTLRFGELSIALLLQLVLPLILFFIGFSGIAADRENGTLKIVLSQGANWLEMILGKSLGLCGVALLFVAPILLVVIVVLIGYGAEVESDLLWLRLLIIGLGYMLFLFIVSTVAIIVSASSNTPKNALLRLLGIWLLLVVLLPKSAQALGNYWYPTPSKLAFQSAIEKEKIQTGDSHNPDDPFYNQLRDSVLAVHKVSEVTDLPFNYSGFVMREGEKISSELYKKHHADLLDIYESQNNITRFLALVNPYMAIKQLSMTFSGTDFSSYVDFQEQADTYRYQLSQKMNELQMVYISPKKKSGSEGKTHVVGHEHWEEFPDFHHRPMAFGNSFKAALPALVSMIVWLLFIFWLMMFTSKKAKAI; encoded by the coding sequence ATGAAGTGGGCCAACGTACGTTTGTTTGCATGGCATTTTTGGCATAACGCAACAAAACCCAGGACCTTTTATCTCCTTTACCTCATTTTTTTACTGCTAGCGGCCTATGCGGCCGTTAGCGGTATTCAAAATCACATCGCCCAAAACGATATCCGAAAGTTTCATCAAGAAAAGGCGCGGCAGAGCTGGGAGGCAAATCCGGATAAGCATCCACATCGCATGGCGCATTTTGGCACTTTTGCCTTTCGGGTGAATCCCCCACTGGGCATGTTTGACCATGGGCTGGAAAGTTTTACGGGAAATACGGTCTTTTTGGAGGCCCATAGACAAAACAGTGTCAACTTTTCCGATGCCACTTTCTCAACTGGAACCCTACGTTTTGGTGAACTGAGTATCGCTTTGCTATTGCAATTGGTACTTCCATTGATCCTGTTTTTTATTGGATTTTCAGGTATTGCAGCGGATAGGGAGAACGGGACCTTAAAAATTGTACTGTCCCAAGGTGCAAATTGGTTGGAAATGATATTGGGCAAATCCCTTGGACTTTGTGGAGTTGCCCTCTTATTCGTGGCCCCAATACTATTGGTGGTCATTGTAGTCCTTATAGGGTATGGGGCCGAAGTAGAAAGTGATCTTCTTTGGTTGCGGTTATTGATAATTGGGCTGGGATACATGCTTTTCCTTTTTATTGTCTCTACGGTTGCCATAATTGTTTCGGCAAGCAGCAACACCCCTAAAAATGCCCTTTTGCGATTATTGGGCATTTGGTTGTTATTGGTTGTTCTTTTGCCCAAGTCGGCACAGGCCCTGGGCAATTATTGGTATCCCACCCCTTCAAAACTGGCATTTCAATCGGCCATTGAAAAGGAAAAAATTCAAACGGGTGATAGCCACAATCCTGATGATCCTTTTTACAATCAGCTTCGGGACTCCGTACTGGCCGTACACAAGGTAAGTGAAGTCACTGACCTACCGTTCAACTATTCCGGTTTTGTGATGCGTGAAGGAGAAAAAATAAGTTCGGAACTATATAAAAAGCATCATGCCGATCTATTGGACATTTACGAAAGCCAAAACAACATTACGCGATTTTTGGCCTTGGTCAACCCCTATATGGCCATAAAACAACTTTCAATGACATTTTCCGGAACGGATTTTTCAAGCTATGTGGATTTTCAGGAACAAGCCGATACGTACCGCTATCAATTGTCCCAAAAAATGAACGAACTACAAATGGTATACATCAGCCCAAAAAAGAAAAGTGGTTCCGAAGGAAAAACCCATGTCGTAGGACATGAGCACTGGGAAGAATTTCCCGATTTTCATCATAGGCCAATGGCATTTGGCAATTCGTTCAAAGCGGCTTTACCCGCTTTGGTTTCAATGATTGTATGGTTGTTGTTCATCTTTTGGCTTATGATGTTCACTTCAAAAAAAGCAAAGGCCATATGA
- a CDS encoding TonB-dependent receptor — MNIYKLIGILFLVMCSWDSFAQVSVTGTVVDTQDIPIVGATVTLRNTGRTYGSLTDTDGQFNIEVPSGNYILEVRYLGFQSYKNSYEMNEGPSFAIGTVQLEEGTEQLQSVEVIGRARTDYNSDYSFSSTKVAIKNKELPQAVSTITKELINDRQAFQLADAVKAASSVTSTAFYNHFNIRGTTQAEEGQVINGLRTRQYYFLQPITSHIERVEVVKGPSSVTFSSVDPGGTINMVTKKPLREKRNEVSATVGSFGTLRATMDFTGPLNDSETLLYRFNAAVQQARSFRDVVQNNAFLITPSITYVPNNTTALNVEMIYSNGVGNLDRGQPIFGAINGEFDLNSTPISLNVGAASDFFKSEELLVMSNFSKQISDNIGFNASYMKQTWEEDLVEHRTVNAPAVDINGDPINTLAAMRYVERKQFWITDNVTAFFNFDFNGDKVTNKLLVGYDGSWWERTKGGGQNGARRYLRNDGSASNFDPAEADQFQTMEINGVIAPRPNVPHYDLTNPQNAIRDISNYVISEFAIPANLTTSNGVYVQNQFKMGRFSALVNLRYEWYEDKFDYESPNEESFKNEAFIPRLGLTYEVTDNVSAYGTYIEGFQPQSNTVTLSPATENFFWAGSPAEFDPLESDLVEFGAKGEFFGGKLAMNMAVYEINQRNLLLQDPEDEDLLVTRGAQRSRGFEWDLSGYLLPNLQLNASYAYIDAIIEEDDDPAFVGERVGGAPEHSANFWGRYDFMNGPLRNVGVGLGMEYRGDRFSWYYDRLLLPEYTVLDAALYYRPSGSNIQIALKVNNLLDETYWTGALSTFRLFPGAPRNMLLTTTYKF; from the coding sequence ATGAATATTTACAAACTAATAGGCATCCTATTTCTCGTTATGTGCAGTTGGGATTCGTTTGCACAAGTAAGCGTTACGGGGACTGTTGTGGACACGCAGGATATACCCATAGTAGGAGCTACGGTGACCCTGAGAAACACGGGCAGGACATACGGAAGCCTTACCGATACCGATGGACAGTTCAATATTGAAGTTCCTTCAGGCAACTATATCCTTGAGGTTCGGTATCTAGGATTTCAGTCTTATAAAAACAGCTACGAAATGAATGAGGGTCCTTCGTTCGCCATTGGTACGGTTCAATTGGAAGAAGGTACCGAACAATTGCAGAGCGTAGAGGTTATCGGTCGTGCCAGAACCGACTATAACAGTGATTATTCCTTTTCATCAACCAAGGTAGCCATTAAGAACAAAGAGCTTCCACAGGCAGTCTCCACGATTACAAAGGAGTTGATCAACGATCGACAGGCCTTCCAATTGGCAGACGCGGTCAAAGCGGCCAGTAGTGTTACCTCTACCGCATTTTATAACCATTTCAATATTCGGGGTACGACACAGGCAGAAGAAGGACAGGTAATCAATGGTCTGCGGACACGTCAATATTATTTTCTTCAGCCAATTACATCGCACATTGAACGGGTTGAAGTGGTCAAAGGACCTTCTTCGGTCACTTTTTCCAGTGTCGATCCCGGCGGAACCATTAATATGGTCACCAAAAAGCCCCTAAGGGAAAAAAGGAACGAGGTCAGTGCCACTGTGGGCAGCTTTGGGACGCTCAGGGCGACCATGGATTTCACGGGGCCTTTGAACGACTCCGAAACCTTATTGTACCGTTTTAATGCGGCTGTACAACAAGCGCGGTCTTTCCGGGATGTGGTACAGAACAATGCCTTTTTGATCACGCCATCGATTACCTATGTACCCAATAATACAACGGCATTGAATGTAGAAATGATCTATAGCAACGGGGTCGGAAATCTTGATAGGGGACAGCCGATTTTTGGTGCTATCAATGGGGAATTTGACCTTAATAGCACTCCTATTTCGTTGAATGTAGGCGCAGCCAGCGATTTTTTTAAGTCGGAGGAACTTCTGGTGATGAGTAATTTTAGCAAACAAATCTCTGATAATATTGGATTTAATGCTTCCTATATGAAGCAAACCTGGGAAGAAGACCTTGTGGAGCACAGAACGGTCAATGCCCCGGCCGTGGATATTAATGGAGATCCAATTAACACCCTCGCTGCAATGCGTTATGTAGAACGTAAGCAATTCTGGATTACGGACAACGTTACTGCTTTTTTCAATTTTGATTTCAATGGAGACAAAGTAACCAATAAACTGTTGGTAGGTTATGATGGTAGTTGGTGGGAACGGACCAAGGGTGGCGGACAAAACGGTGCACGGCGTTATTTGCGAAACGATGGCAGTGCAAGCAATTTTGACCCTGCAGAGGCCGATCAATTCCAGACCATGGAAATTAATGGGGTGATTGCGCCCAGACCCAATGTGCCCCATTACGATTTAACCAATCCGCAGAATGCCATTCGTGACATTAGCAACTATGTAATCTCCGAATTTGCCATTCCCGCCAACCTGACGACCTCCAATGGGGTCTATGTCCAGAATCAGTTTAAAATGGGCAGGTTTTCGGCTTTGGTCAATCTTCGGTACGAATGGTATGAGGACAAGTTTGATTATGAATCACCAAATGAGGAATCTTTTAAAAATGAGGCTTTTATTCCCAGATTGGGACTCACCTATGAGGTTACCGACAATGTAAGTGCCTATGGTACTTATATTGAAGGTTTTCAACCACAATCAAATACCGTTACCCTATCCCCCGCCACTGAAAACTTCTTTTGGGCAGGTTCTCCGGCCGAATTTGATCCGTTGGAAAGTGATTTGGTCGAATTTGGAGCGAAAGGGGAGTTCTTTGGTGGGAAGCTTGCCATGAACATGGCGGTATATGAAATCAACCAACGTAACCTCTTACTGCAGGACCCAGAGGATGAAGATCTGTTGGTGACCCGTGGAGCGCAACGTAGCCGTGGATTTGAATGGGACCTTTCCGGTTATCTGTTACCCAATCTTCAATTAAATGCTTCGTACGCTTATATTGATGCCATTATTGAGGAGGATGACGACCCCGCCTTTGTTGGCGAACGTGTGGGAGGTGCTCCGGAGCACAGTGCTAACTTTTGGGGGAGGTACGATTTTATGAACGGCCCCTTACGAAATGTTGGTGTAGGCCTGGGGATGGAATATAGGGGAGATCGTTTTTCTTGGTACTATGACCGGTTGCTCCTACCGGAATACACGGTTTTGGACGCTGCGCTTTACTATCGTCCGTCCGGAAGTAATATCCAAATCGCATTGAAAGTGAACAACTTACTTGATGAAACCTATTGGACAGGGGCATTGAGCACTTTCAGATTGTTTCCGGGGGCACCAAGGAATATGTTGTTAACGACCACCTATAAATTTTAA
- a CDS encoding ABC transporter ATP-binding protein, with protein sequence MFEAINLTKRYGKHEALSQLNLLVEKGEIFCLLGQNGAGKTTTINLFLGLISPSSGEALLNGVVVKPNSSATTKMIAYIPEVVQLYGNLSGIENLNFFSRLAGFKYSNAELSDFLFKAGLQETAHQNRLASYSKGMRQKVGIAIALSKNADYIFMDEPISGLDPKATLEFTKICKELSQEGKTIFMATHDIFNAVNVGTKIGIMKEGQLVYTSNTNTISASELQDLYLKTI encoded by the coding sequence ATGTTTGAAGCTATTAACCTTACCAAGAGATATGGTAAGCATGAGGCGCTCAGTCAACTTAATCTATTGGTTGAAAAAGGTGAGATTTTTTGTTTGCTCGGTCAGAACGGTGCAGGTAAAACTACAACCATCAATTTGTTTCTGGGACTTATTTCACCCAGTAGCGGTGAGGCATTGCTGAACGGGGTTGTAGTAAAACCAAATAGCAGCGCCACGACCAAAATGATTGCGTACATTCCAGAAGTAGTGCAACTGTACGGTAATCTTTCAGGGATTGAGAATCTCAATTTTTTTAGCCGGTTGGCGGGTTTTAAATACTCCAATGCCGAGCTGTCCGATTTTCTTTTCAAAGCGGGACTCCAAGAAACCGCCCATCAAAACAGGCTTGCTTCCTATTCCAAAGGGATGCGGCAAAAAGTGGGTATTGCGATTGCCCTTTCCAAAAATGCCGATTACATTTTTATGGATGAACCTATCTCTGGTCTAGATCCAAAGGCCACTCTGGAGTTTACAAAAATCTGCAAGGAATTGAGTCAGGAAGGGAAAACCATTTTTATGGCTACCCATGACATATTCAATGCCGTGAACGTGGGCACAAAAATTGGCATTATGAAAGAAGGTCAACTGGTCTACACCTCAAATACAAATACCATCAGTGCAAGTGAATTGCAGGATTTATATCTAAAAACAATCTAA
- a CDS encoding S41 family peptidase, whose amino-acid sequence MKFHIMAFVGFLSLQLNAQSDPKTVFDQKFPSHMVQEDLRMLKAGLEKIHPGLYRYTTKKTLDSLFTKVQSLSNFPMTYRAFYREICNLVALIKCQHTIATPDSELLGKIMDKGRFFPLKIFWEFDPAKAYVVSDFSSMADLSPGTQIVSINGKSIADIYDKLIPYFPSDGEIRSNKHSRLQTGMEFQFWYYLLMDSAEHFTVELKGKDGGTFAKILKAVTQEEWKGNYKKYTSHENPEIRKYLDHYGAKERAMRENPIRYEFLSDDIALLTVGNFYSPKFKALVHKAFKKIKDKGVGNLIVDVRNNGGGNDDLGRHLLSYLVDRPTAYLDSLYTNAGIADTTFLFKHTDKNAEWMKVTLPFVEQMEDGRFATLPTAHQGLLLQQPNENRFQGNLYVLMNGRSASTTAEFTSVLHFNKRAIFIGEESGGAYHGGHGGDFAQLRLPNTKITVQLPLSKYVMNSKETKFIGKGTLPDYPIQTTVRDILELRDPQLDVALKLLKEN is encoded by the coding sequence ATGAAATTCCATATCATGGCCTTTGTAGGGTTCTTATCCCTACAACTAAATGCCCAATCCGATCCCAAAACGGTTTTTGATCAAAAATTTCCTTCCCATATGGTACAGGAAGACCTTAGGATGTTAAAAGCAGGATTGGAAAAAATCCATCCCGGACTTTATCGGTATACTACGAAGAAGACCTTGGATTCCTTGTTTACGAAAGTTCAAAGCCTATCAAATTTCCCCATGACCTACAGAGCGTTTTATAGGGAAATATGTAACCTGGTTGCCCTGATCAAATGTCAACATACGATAGCAACACCTGATTCTGAATTGCTTGGAAAGATTATGGACAAGGGAAGGTTTTTTCCCTTAAAAATCTTCTGGGAGTTTGACCCCGCAAAGGCTTACGTCGTATCTGATTTTTCGTCCATGGCAGATTTAAGTCCGGGAACACAAATAGTGAGCATCAACGGTAAATCCATAGCAGATATCTATGACAAACTTATTCCTTACTTCCCATCGGACGGAGAGATACGGTCCAATAAGCACAGCAGGTTACAGACTGGTATGGAGTTTCAGTTTTGGTACTACCTTTTAATGGATAGTGCAGAACACTTTACGGTAGAACTCAAAGGAAAGGATGGAGGAACATTCGCCAAAATCCTCAAGGCCGTAACACAGGAAGAATGGAAAGGAAACTACAAGAAGTACACCTCCCATGAAAACCCGGAAATCCGAAAATACCTGGATCATTATGGGGCAAAGGAACGGGCAATGAGGGAAAATCCGATTCGTTACGAATTTTTGTCCGATGATATTGCCTTGCTTACGGTGGGAAATTTTTACTCCCCCAAATTCAAGGCCCTTGTCCACAAGGCATTTAAAAAAATTAAAGATAAGGGTGTGGGGAATTTAATTGTTGATGTAAGGAACAACGGCGGTGGCAATGATGATCTGGGGAGGCATCTACTGTCTTATTTAGTGGATAGGCCCACTGCGTATTTAGATTCCCTCTATACCAATGCCGGTATCGCGGACACTACATTTCTGTTTAAACATACGGATAAGAATGCAGAATGGATGAAGGTAACCCTGCCCTTTGTCGAACAAATGGAAGATGGCAGGTTCGCAACCTTGCCAACGGCCCATCAAGGGTTATTGCTCCAACAACCCAATGAGAATAGGTTTCAAGGGAATTTATATGTCTTAATGAATGGACGAAGTGCTTCCACTACAGCTGAATTCACTTCGGTTCTACATTTTAATAAAAGGGCCATTTTCATCGGAGAGGAATCCGGAGGTGCTTATCATGGAGGGCATGGTGGAGACTTTGCCCAACTTAGATTGCCAAATACGAAAATTACAGTTCAGCTCCCATTGAGCAAATATGTAATGAACAGTAAAGAGACAAAGTTCATTGGTAAAGGGACCTTACCGGATTACCCAATCCAGACTACCGTCCGAGACATACTGGAACTAAGGGATCCCCAATTGGATGTTGCCTTAAAACTACTAAAGGAAAACTAA